Below is a genomic region from Candidatus Micrarchaeum acidiphilum ARMAN-2.
GCTCCTGCGCGCATCTGCTGCCCTGTTTTTTGATTCATAAAGCAGTCTTTCTATGGGCCTCAGATACGTTGCCATTACCCTGTAATCTATTTTAGTAAAAACCAGCGTTGGACGGTCCGTCCTAACCAGCGCTATGTTTTCCACTGCGTCAGCGCCAATTGCTATTTTGTCGCAGTGCTCCTGCGGCAGTAGCTTGATGTCTGACAGGTCCAATCTATCGTTGGCGTACGCAAAAAGGCGAACCCTGAAATCAATACCTTTAATCTCATCCGAAAATGTATCGACGTATATAAGTTCTGATGGCGCAGCCACTATGCCTGCCTCTTCTTTAAGCTCCCTAAGTGCCGCCTCAATTGCAGTCTCGCCCTTTTCAATGTGCCCTGCCGGGCAGTTGAACTTCCCCCCTTCAAAATCGTCAAGGTTCCTTTTCAGGAAAAGATAGCCCTGTGATATACGTGTCATTATGCCAACTATCTCCTCGGTCATAAAGATGGATGGCTCCACCCACC
It encodes:
- a CDS encoding NUDIX hydrolase, which produces MTEEIVGIMTRISQGYLFLKRNLDDFEGGKFNCPAGHIEKGETAIEAALRELKEEAGIVAAPSELIYVDTFSDEIKGIDFRVRLFAYANDRLDLSDIKLLPQEHCDKIAIGADAVENIALVRTDRPTLVFTKIDYRVMATYLRPIERLLYESKNRAADARRSAAASKNAA